One stretch of Labrus bergylta chromosome 24, fLabBer1.1, whole genome shotgun sequence DNA includes these proteins:
- the LOC110005938 gene encoding OX-2 membrane glycoprotein-like isoform X3 has protein sequence MLLLLILTGLLFEGLNSVIQTQKTVAAAVGEQACLNCLLIQTKEVHQVTWQKILPDGERNVATDNLHFGQRVDPYFSGKVEFRDAGLQNTSIVIRNVTEEDEGYYRCMFNTYPDGALTATTCLKLYELHGPVLHVRESNFSEEVIVFCSATGRPAPTVTLSVLHQKLNFSTHSFKNTNGTVTVNTTGVLMRSYDNSTQVECEVQVPSVPLKKDSVMIPAVQLSSEDGSKVDTGSNVVGITLVIAAVVIVSLVVLLFCLLCFLRQKLLNRIRRTLR, from the exons ATGCTGCTCCTCCTGATACTTACCGGGTTGCTGTTTGAAG GTCTAAACTCTGTgatacaaacacagaagacTGTGGCTGCAGCTGTAGGAGAGCAGGCCTGCTTAAACTGTCTGCTGATTCAAACCAAAGAAGTTCATCAAGTCACCTGGCAGAAGATTCTACCTGATGGAGAGAGGAACGTCGCCACTGACAACCTGCACTTCGGTCAAAGAGTGGACCCTTACTTTAGTGGTAAGGTGGAGTTTCGAGATGCTGGACTGCAGAACACCTCCATCGTGATCAGGAACGTGACGGAGGAGGATGAAGGCTACTATCGCTGCATGTTTAACACCTACCCTGATGGAGCTCTCACTGCTACAACCTGCCTCAAACTCTACG AGCTGCATGGACCCGTTCTTCACGTCAGAGAATCAAACTTTTCTGAAGAGGTCATTGTTTTCTGCTCAGCTACGGGTCGACCTGCTCCCACTGTCACATTAAGTGTCCTGCATcaaaaactcaacttttctaCACAcagtttcaaaaacacaaacggtACGGTCACTGTTAACACCACAGGTGTGCTGATGCGTAGCTATGACAACAGCACACAGGTTGAATGTGAAGTTCAAGTGCCCTCCGTTCCTCTGAAGAAGGACTCTGTGATGATTCCTGCAGTCCAGCTGTCGTCTGAAGATG gttcaAAGGTCGACACTGGATCTAATGTTGTTGGTATTACTCTGGTCATCGCAGCAGTTGTGATAGTCTCTTTAGTGGTTCTTCTGTTCTGTCTTCTGTGCTTTCTGAGACAAAAACTACTGAACAG AATAAGGAGGACCCTGAGGTGA
- the LOC110005938 gene encoding OX-2 membrane glycoprotein-like isoform X2, translated as MANSALLYFLFVSAVFHKGLNSVIQTQKTVAAAVGEQACLNCLLIQTKEVHQVTWQKILPDGERNVATDNLHFGQRVDPYFSGKVEFRDAGLQNTSIVIRNVTEEDEGYYRCMFNTYPDGALTATTCLKLYELHGPVLHVRESNFSEEVIVFCSATGRPAPTVTLSVLHQKLNFSTHSFKNTNGTVTVNTTGVLMRSYDNSTQVECEVQVPSVPLKKDSVMIPAVQLSSEDGSKVDTGSNVVGITLVIAAVVIVSLVVLLFCLLCFLRQKLLNSPKSWCKNKEDPEVIKTPLPTEKPLMNRTPLMHQENEQEGLRQWTSSADKMINFKQQASSRTPQCKKKLNL; from the exons ATGGCAAACAGCGCGCTTTTATATTTCCTCTTCGTGTCTGCAGTATTTCACAAAG GTCTAAACTCTGTgatacaaacacagaagacTGTGGCTGCAGCTGTAGGAGAGCAGGCCTGCTTAAACTGTCTGCTGATTCAAACCAAAGAAGTTCATCAAGTCACCTGGCAGAAGATTCTACCTGATGGAGAGAGGAACGTCGCCACTGACAACCTGCACTTCGGTCAAAGAGTGGACCCTTACTTTAGTGGTAAGGTGGAGTTTCGAGATGCTGGACTGCAGAACACCTCCATCGTGATCAGGAACGTGACGGAGGAGGATGAAGGCTACTATCGCTGCATGTTTAACACCTACCCTGATGGAGCTCTCACTGCTACAACCTGCCTCAAACTCTACG AGCTGCATGGACCCGTTCTTCACGTCAGAGAATCAAACTTTTCTGAAGAGGTCATTGTTTTCTGCTCAGCTACGGGTCGACCTGCTCCCACTGTCACATTAAGTGTCCTGCATcaaaaactcaacttttctaCACAcagtttcaaaaacacaaacggtACGGTCACTGTTAACACCACAGGTGTGCTGATGCGTAGCTATGACAACAGCACACAGGTTGAATGTGAAGTTCAAGTGCCCTCCGTTCCTCTGAAGAAGGACTCTGTGATGATTCCTGCAGTCCAGCTGTCGTCTGAAGATG gttcaAAGGTCGACACTGGATCTAATGTTGTTGGTATTACTCTGGTCATCGCAGCAGTTGTGATAGTCTCTTTAGTGGTTCTTCTGTTCTGTCTTCTGTGCTTTCTGAGACAAAAACTACTGAACAG CCCCAAATCTTGGTGTAAGAATAAGGAGGACCCTGAGGTGATCAAAACACCGCTACCTACTGAGAAACCTCTCAT GAACAGAACGCCTTTAATGCATCAAGAGAACGAGCAGGAGGGCCTCAGGCAGTGGACATCTTCTGCTGACAAGATGATCAACTTCAAACAACAAGCTTCATCTCGGACAccacagtgtaaaaaaaagctaaatctTTAG
- the LOC110005938 gene encoding OX-2 membrane glycoprotein-like isoform X1, protein MKDMAQRALILSLFVLTVSQKGLNSVIQTQKTVAAAVGEQACLNCLLIQTKEVHQVTWQKILPDGERNVATDNLHFGQRVDPYFSGKVEFRDAGLQNTSIVIRNVTEEDEGYYRCMFNTYPDGALTATTCLKLYELHGPVLHVRESNFSEEVIVFCSATGRPAPTVTLSVLHQKLNFSTHSFKNTNGTVTVNTTGVLMRSYDNSTQVECEVQVPSVPLKKDSVMIPAVQLSSEDGSKVDTGSNVVGITLVIAAVVIVSLVVLLFCLLCFLRQKLLNSPKSWCKNKEDPEVIKTPLPTEKPLMNRTPLMHQENEQEGLRQWTSSADKMINFKQQASSRTPQCKKKLNL, encoded by the exons ATGAAAGATATGGCGCAGCGTGCACTTATTCTCTCTCTATTTGTGCTGACAGTCTCTCAGAAAG GTCTAAACTCTGTgatacaaacacagaagacTGTGGCTGCAGCTGTAGGAGAGCAGGCCTGCTTAAACTGTCTGCTGATTCAAACCAAAGAAGTTCATCAAGTCACCTGGCAGAAGATTCTACCTGATGGAGAGAGGAACGTCGCCACTGACAACCTGCACTTCGGTCAAAGAGTGGACCCTTACTTTAGTGGTAAGGTGGAGTTTCGAGATGCTGGACTGCAGAACACCTCCATCGTGATCAGGAACGTGACGGAGGAGGATGAAGGCTACTATCGCTGCATGTTTAACACCTACCCTGATGGAGCTCTCACTGCTACAACCTGCCTCAAACTCTACG AGCTGCATGGACCCGTTCTTCACGTCAGAGAATCAAACTTTTCTGAAGAGGTCATTGTTTTCTGCTCAGCTACGGGTCGACCTGCTCCCACTGTCACATTAAGTGTCCTGCATcaaaaactcaacttttctaCACAcagtttcaaaaacacaaacggtACGGTCACTGTTAACACCACAGGTGTGCTGATGCGTAGCTATGACAACAGCACACAGGTTGAATGTGAAGTTCAAGTGCCCTCCGTTCCTCTGAAGAAGGACTCTGTGATGATTCCTGCAGTCCAGCTGTCGTCTGAAGATG gttcaAAGGTCGACACTGGATCTAATGTTGTTGGTATTACTCTGGTCATCGCAGCAGTTGTGATAGTCTCTTTAGTGGTTCTTCTGTTCTGTCTTCTGTGCTTTCTGAGACAAAAACTACTGAACAG CCCCAAATCTTGGTGTAAGAATAAGGAGGACCCTGAGGTGATCAAAACACCGCTACCTACTGAGAAACCTCTCAT GAACAGAACGCCTTTAATGCATCAAGAGAACGAGCAGGAGGGCCTCAGGCAGTGGACATCTTCTGCTGACAAGATGATCAACTTCAAACAACAAGCTTCATCTCGGACAccacagtgtaaaaaaaagctaaatctTTAG
- the LOC110003960 gene encoding OX-2 membrane glycoprotein-like isoform X1 has protein sequence MANSALLYFLFVSAVFHKGLNSVIQAQRNVAAAVGEQACLNCLLIQTKEVLQVTWQKILPDGERTVATDNLHFGQRVDPYFSGKVEFRDAGLQNTSILIREVTEQDEGYYRCMFNTYPDGALTATICLNVHELHEPVLHVRESNSSEEVVVSCSATGRPAPTVTITLPHQDLNFFHNTSVSVRNNNSTVTVTKTAVLSRRHDNSTQVTCTVGGAYGVHKEVFKMIPEVKKSLPDEKSGANSRSRSRTSIIILSALTTCVIITAVVFFRRRHKPQNSLSHEVHMNEKPGTTDEHPQKTQESPQENVQVRLRSTPVKSEERTNTNPTPVSSRRLFE, from the exons ATGGCCAACAGCGCGCTTTTATATTTCCTCTTCGTGTCTGCAGTATTTCACAAAG GTCTAAACTCTGTGATACAAGCACAGAGGAATGTGGCTGCAGCTGTGGGAGAGCAGGCCTGCTTAAACTGTCTGCTGATTCAAACCAAAGAAGTTCTTCAAGTCACCTGGCAGAAGATTCTACCTGATGGAGAGAGGACCGTCGCCACTGACAACCTGCACTTCGGTCAAAGAGTGGACCCTTACTTTAGTGGTAAGGTGGAGTTTCGAGATGCTGGACTGCAGAACACCTCCATCCTGATCAGGGAGGTGACGGAGCAGGATGAAGGCTACTATCGCTGCATGTTTAACACCTACCCTGATGGAGCTCTCACTGCTACAATCTGCCTGAACGTCCATG AGCTGCACGAACCCGTCCTACATGTCAGAGAATCAAACTCTTCTGAAGAGGTCGTTGTTTCCTGCTCGGCTACGGGTCGACCCGCCCCCACTGTGACAATAACGCTCCCTCACCAAGACTTGAACTTCTTCCACAACACTTCTGTCTCAGTCAGGAACAACAACAGTACAGTCACCGTCACTAAGACAGCTGTGCTCTCTCGTCGTCATGACAACAGCACACAGGTCACGTGCACAGTGGGGGGTGCCTATGGCGTTCACAAAGAGGTGTTTAAGATGATCCCTGAGGTCAAAAAGTCACTGCCTGATGAAAAGTCAGGAGCTAATAGCAGGAGTCGCA GTAGAACTTCAATCATTATATTATCAGCTTTAACAACCTGTGTTATCATCACTGCAGTCGTCTTCTTCCGGCGTAGACACAAACCTCAGAACAG TCTGTCACACGAGGTCCATATGAATGAGAAACCAGGAACTACAGATGAACACCCTCAGAA gACCCAAGAGTCTCCACAGGAGAACGTACAGGTCCGACTTCGATCAACtcctgtgaagagtgaagagagaacaaacacaaatccAACACCAGTTTCATCCAGGAGACTGTTTGAGTGA
- the LOC110003960 gene encoding OX-2 membrane glycoprotein-like isoform X2 encodes MANSALLYFLFVSAVFHKGLNSVIQAQRNVAAAVGEQACLNCLLIQTKEVLQVTWQKILPDGERTVATDNLHFGQRVDPYFSGKVEFRDAGLQNTSILIREVTEQDEGYYRCMFNTYPDGALTATICLNVHELHEPVLHVRESNSSEEVVVSCSATGRPAPTVTITLPHQDLNFFHNTSVSVRNNNSTVTVTKTAVLSRRHDNSTQVTCTVGGAYGVHKEVFKMIPEVKKSLPDEKSGANSRSRSRTSIIILSALTTCVIITAVVFFRRRHKPQNRSI; translated from the exons ATGGCCAACAGCGCGCTTTTATATTTCCTCTTCGTGTCTGCAGTATTTCACAAAG GTCTAAACTCTGTGATACAAGCACAGAGGAATGTGGCTGCAGCTGTGGGAGAGCAGGCCTGCTTAAACTGTCTGCTGATTCAAACCAAAGAAGTTCTTCAAGTCACCTGGCAGAAGATTCTACCTGATGGAGAGAGGACCGTCGCCACTGACAACCTGCACTTCGGTCAAAGAGTGGACCCTTACTTTAGTGGTAAGGTGGAGTTTCGAGATGCTGGACTGCAGAACACCTCCATCCTGATCAGGGAGGTGACGGAGCAGGATGAAGGCTACTATCGCTGCATGTTTAACACCTACCCTGATGGAGCTCTCACTGCTACAATCTGCCTGAACGTCCATG AGCTGCACGAACCCGTCCTACATGTCAGAGAATCAAACTCTTCTGAAGAGGTCGTTGTTTCCTGCTCGGCTACGGGTCGACCCGCCCCCACTGTGACAATAACGCTCCCTCACCAAGACTTGAACTTCTTCCACAACACTTCTGTCTCAGTCAGGAACAACAACAGTACAGTCACCGTCACTAAGACAGCTGTGCTCTCTCGTCGTCATGACAACAGCACACAGGTCACGTGCACAGTGGGGGGTGCCTATGGCGTTCACAAAGAGGTGTTTAAGATGATCCCTGAGGTCAAAAAGTCACTGCCTGATGAAAAGTCAGGAGCTAATAGCAGGAGTCGCA GTAGAACTTCAATCATTATATTATCAGCTTTAACAACCTGTGTTATCATCACTGCAGTCGTCTTCTTCCGGCGTAGACACAAACCTCAGAACAG GTCCATATGA
- the LOC109977501 gene encoding OX-2 membrane glycoprotein isoform X2, with amino-acid sequence MNDMAQRALILSLFVLTVSQKASLRVILTQRNVKAQPGEESSFRCQLMSPRDVIQVTWQKYLQDTTKIIATDNKYSGQRVEPEFSSRVVFKDTGLQNSSIVIREVTEQDEGCYCCLFDTYPDGALDATTCLKLYELHGPVLHVRESNSSEEVVVSCSATGRPAPTVTITLPHQDLNFHNTSVSVRNNNSTVTVTETAVLSRRHDNSTQVGCTVGGSYGVHKEVFKMIPEVKKSLPDEKSGVNSRSRSTTLIIISSALTICGIITAVVFLRRRHKPQNSLSHEVHMNEIPGTTDEDPQKTQECPQENVQVRLRSTPVKTEEITNKSNTSFIQETV; translated from the exons ATGAATGATATGGCGCAGCGTGCACTTATTCTCTCTTTATTTGTGCTGACAGTCTCTCAGAAAG CCAGTCTAAGAGTGATACTTACACAGAGGAATGTGAAGGCCCAACCAGGAGAAGAGTCTTCTTTCAGGTGTCAGCTCATGTCACCAAGAGATGTTATTCAAGTCACCTGGCAGAAATATTTACAGGATACGACAAAGATCATTGCCACTGATAACAAGTACTCTGGTCAAAGAGTGGAGCCTGAATTCAGCAGCAGAGTGGTGTTTAAAGACACTGGACTGCAGAACAGCTCCATCGTGATCAGGGAGGTGACGGAGCAGGATGAAGGCTGctattgttgtttgtttgacacCTACCCTGATGGAGCTCTCGATGCTACAACCTGCCTCAAACTCTACG AGCTGCATGGACCCGTTCTTCACGTCAGAGAATCAAACTCTTCTGAAGAGGTCGTTGTTTCCTGCTCGGCTACGGGTCGACCCGCCCCCACTGTGACAATAACGCTCCCTCACCAAGACTTGAACTTCCACAACACTTCTGTCTCAGTCAGGAACAACAACAGTACAGTCACCGTCACTGAGACAGCTGTGCTCTCTCGTCGTCATGACAACAGCACACAGGTCGGGTGCACAGTAGGGGGCTCCTATGGCGTTCACAAAGAGGTGTTTAAGATGATCCCTGAGGTCAAAAAGTCGCTCCCTGATGAAAAGTCAGGAGTTAATAGCAGGAGTCGCA GTACAACTTTAATCATTATATCATCAGCTTTAACAATCTGTGGTATCATCACTGCAGTCGTCTTCCTCCGGCGTAGACACAAACCTCAGAACAG TCTGTCACACGAG GTCCATATGAATGAGATACCAGGAACTACAGATGAAGACCCTCAGAA gACCCAAGAGTGTCCACAGGAGAACGTACAGGTCCGACTTCGATCAACTCCTGTGAAGACTGAAGAGATAACAAACAAATCCAACACCAGTTTCATCCAGGAGACTGTTTGA
- the LOC109977501 gene encoding OX-2 membrane glycoprotein isoform X1, giving the protein MNDMAQRALILSLFVLTVSQKASLRVILTQRNVKAQPGEESSFRCQLMSPRDVIQVTWQKYLQDTTKIIATDNKYSGQRVEPEFSSRVVFKDTGLQNSSIVIREVTEQDEGCYCCLFDTYPDGALDATTCLKLYELHGPVLHVRESNSSEEVVVSCSATGRPAPTVTITLPHQDLNFHNTSVSVRNNNSTVTVTETAVLSRRHDNSTQVGCTVGGSYGVHKEVFKMIPEVKKSLPDEKSGVNSRSRSTTLIIISSALTICGIITAVVFLRRRHKPQNSLSHEVHMNEKPGTTDEDPQKTQESPQENVQVRLRSTPVKTEERTNTNPTSVSSRRLFE; this is encoded by the exons ATGAATGATATGGCGCAGCGTGCACTTATTCTCTCTTTATTTGTGCTGACAGTCTCTCAGAAAG CCAGTCTAAGAGTGATACTTACACAGAGGAATGTGAAGGCCCAACCAGGAGAAGAGTCTTCTTTCAGGTGTCAGCTCATGTCACCAAGAGATGTTATTCAAGTCACCTGGCAGAAATATTTACAGGATACGACAAAGATCATTGCCACTGATAACAAGTACTCTGGTCAAAGAGTGGAGCCTGAATTCAGCAGCAGAGTGGTGTTTAAAGACACTGGACTGCAGAACAGCTCCATCGTGATCAGGGAGGTGACGGAGCAGGATGAAGGCTGctattgttgtttgtttgacacCTACCCTGATGGAGCTCTCGATGCTACAACCTGCCTCAAACTCTACG AGCTGCATGGACCCGTTCTTCACGTCAGAGAATCAAACTCTTCTGAAGAGGTCGTTGTTTCCTGCTCGGCTACGGGTCGACCCGCCCCCACTGTGACAATAACGCTCCCTCACCAAGACTTGAACTTCCACAACACTTCTGTCTCAGTCAGGAACAACAACAGTACAGTCACCGTCACTGAGACAGCTGTGCTCTCTCGTCGTCATGACAACAGCACACAGGTCGGGTGCACAGTAGGGGGCTCCTATGGCGTTCACAAAGAGGTGTTTAAGATGATCCCTGAGGTCAAAAAGTCGCTCCCTGATGAAAAGTCAGGAGTTAATAGCAGGAGTCGCA GTACAACTTTAATCATTATATCATCAGCTTTAACAATCTGTGGTATCATCACTGCAGTCGTCTTCCTCCGGCGTAGACACAAACCTCAGAACAG TCTGTCACACGAGGTCCATATGAATGAGAAACCAGGAACTACAGATGAAGACCCTCAGAA gACCCAAGAGTCTCCACAGGAGAACGTACAGGTCCGACTTCGATCAACTCCTGTGAAGACtgaagagagaacaaacacaaatccAACATCAGTTTCATCCAGGAGACTGTTTGAGTGA
- the LOC109977501 gene encoding OX-2 membrane glycoprotein isoform X3 encodes MNDMAQRALILSLFVLTVSQKASLRVILTQRNVKAQPGEESSFRCQLMSPRDVIQVTWQKYLQDTTKIIATDNKYSGQRVEPEFSSRVVFKDTGLQNSSIVIREVTEQDEGCYCCLFDTYPDGALDATTCLKLYELHGPVLHVRESNSSEEVVVSCSATGRPAPTVTITLPHQDLNFHNTSVSVRNNNSTVTVTETAVLSRRHDNSTQVGCTVGGSYGVHKEVFKMIPEVKKSLPDEKSGVNSRSRSTTLIIISSALTICGIITAVVFLRRRHKPQNRSI; translated from the exons ATGAATGATATGGCGCAGCGTGCACTTATTCTCTCTTTATTTGTGCTGACAGTCTCTCAGAAAG CCAGTCTAAGAGTGATACTTACACAGAGGAATGTGAAGGCCCAACCAGGAGAAGAGTCTTCTTTCAGGTGTCAGCTCATGTCACCAAGAGATGTTATTCAAGTCACCTGGCAGAAATATTTACAGGATACGACAAAGATCATTGCCACTGATAACAAGTACTCTGGTCAAAGAGTGGAGCCTGAATTCAGCAGCAGAGTGGTGTTTAAAGACACTGGACTGCAGAACAGCTCCATCGTGATCAGGGAGGTGACGGAGCAGGATGAAGGCTGctattgttgtttgtttgacacCTACCCTGATGGAGCTCTCGATGCTACAACCTGCCTCAAACTCTACG AGCTGCATGGACCCGTTCTTCACGTCAGAGAATCAAACTCTTCTGAAGAGGTCGTTGTTTCCTGCTCGGCTACGGGTCGACCCGCCCCCACTGTGACAATAACGCTCCCTCACCAAGACTTGAACTTCCACAACACTTCTGTCTCAGTCAGGAACAACAACAGTACAGTCACCGTCACTGAGACAGCTGTGCTCTCTCGTCGTCATGACAACAGCACACAGGTCGGGTGCACAGTAGGGGGCTCCTATGGCGTTCACAAAGAGGTGTTTAAGATGATCCCTGAGGTCAAAAAGTCGCTCCCTGATGAAAAGTCAGGAGTTAATAGCAGGAGTCGCA GTACAACTTTAATCATTATATCATCAGCTTTAACAATCTGTGGTATCATCACTGCAGTCGTCTTCCTCCGGCGTAGACACAAACCTCAGAACAG GTCCATATGA